The Phragmitibacter flavus genome contains a region encoding:
- the lipA gene encoding lipoyl synthase: MVPKIDPNLHTDKKPDWIRVKLPRDPVFWSTKALISDLRLHTVCEEAQCPNRWECWSQGTATFMIAGDRCTRACGFCAVKTAKPFMLEADEPQRVAAAVKRMKLNHIVITAVARDDLKDGGANHFARTIEAVREVAPTITIEILVPDFNEKDDALIEVMKARPHIFNHNLETVERLTKLVRSRAMYHRSLHVLKRAKEMAVELGGKVATKSGLMLGLGETEPELFQAMDDLLEHGVTVLTLGQYLRPSPQHLPVVSYVTPEMFENYKQIALKKGFRHVASAPLVRSSYHAADFKPELDLD, encoded by the coding sequence ATGGTCCCGAAAATTGATCCCAACCTTCACACCGACAAGAAACCTGACTGGATCCGTGTGAAGCTGCCACGCGACCCGGTGTTTTGGAGCACCAAAGCGCTGATTTCCGATTTGCGGCTGCACACGGTGTGCGAAGAGGCGCAGTGTCCGAACCGCTGGGAGTGCTGGAGCCAGGGCACAGCGACGTTCATGATTGCGGGGGACCGCTGCACGCGTGCCTGTGGATTTTGCGCGGTGAAGACGGCGAAACCATTCATGCTGGAGGCGGATGAACCGCAGCGCGTGGCGGCAGCGGTAAAGAGGATGAAGTTGAATCATATTGTCATCACTGCGGTTGCGCGGGATGACTTGAAGGATGGCGGGGCAAATCATTTTGCACGGACGATTGAGGCGGTTCGTGAGGTGGCACCGACGATCACGATTGAGATTTTGGTGCCGGACTTCAATGAGAAGGATGATGCGCTGATTGAGGTGATGAAGGCGCGTCCGCACATTTTTAATCACAACCTCGAAACGGTCGAGCGTCTCACCAAGCTGGTGCGCAGCCGGGCGATGTATCATCGCAGTCTGCACGTGTTGAAGCGGGCAAAAGAGATGGCGGTTGAACTGGGCGGCAAGGTGGCGACGAAGAGCGGCCTGATGTTGGGATTGGGTGAGACGGAGCCGGAGTTGTTTCAAGCGATGGACGATTTGTTGGAGCACGGAGTGACGGTGTTGACCTTGGGGCAGTATTTGCGTCCTTCACCGCAACATTTGCCGGTGGTGAGCTATGTGACGCCGGAGATGTTTGAGAATTACAAGCAGATCGCGTTGAAAAAAGGTTTCAGGCATGTGGCGAGTGCGCCGCTGGTGCGCAGTTCGTATCATGCAGCGGATTTTAAGCCGGAGCTGGATCTGGATTGA
- the epsC gene encoding serine O-acetyltransferase EpsC: MQKTQQEIVNLLLDSYRDIGGINHLDCGDLPSKIGIATLCEDLLCLLFPGFFDYEAVASTEISMRTNELVAGIRERLSVELRSVLRAQNGGNGDHGAKADDVCCKFFNSFPEVRQLLQTDVQAAYEGDPAAKSYDEIILAYPGLEAIAIQRLAHLLYSEGVPLIPRMMTEWAHSKTGIDIHPGAQIGSHFFIDHGTGVVIGETCVIGTRVKLYHGVTLGARSFTKDEDGHIVKGIKRHPNVEDDVTVYPNSTILGGDTTLGARSTIGANVFLMQSVDPDTLVIRGEQPNRSLDKRVGKKKQKADPFEEWAFQI, translated from the coding sequence ATGCAAAAAACACAGCAAGAAATCGTCAACCTGCTGCTCGATTCCTACCGGGATATCGGCGGCATCAATCACCTCGACTGCGGGGATCTACCTTCAAAAATCGGCATCGCCACCCTCTGCGAAGACCTTCTCTGCCTGCTGTTTCCCGGATTCTTCGACTACGAAGCCGTCGCCTCCACCGAAATCTCCATGCGCACCAACGAACTCGTCGCCGGCATCCGCGAGCGGCTCAGCGTCGAACTGCGCAGCGTTCTTCGCGCCCAAAACGGCGGCAATGGCGATCACGGTGCCAAAGCCGACGACGTCTGCTGCAAATTCTTCAACTCCTTCCCCGAGGTCCGTCAGCTCTTGCAAACCGACGTGCAAGCCGCCTACGAAGGCGACCCGGCCGCCAAAAGCTACGACGAAATCATTCTCGCTTATCCCGGCCTCGAGGCCATCGCCATCCAACGCCTCGCCCATCTTCTTTACAGCGAGGGCGTGCCGCTCATCCCACGCATGATGACCGAATGGGCGCACAGCAAAACCGGCATCGACATCCACCCCGGCGCTCAGATCGGCAGCCATTTCTTTATCGACCACGGCACCGGCGTGGTCATCGGCGAAACCTGTGTCATCGGCACCCGTGTCAAACTCTACCACGGCGTCACCCTGGGAGCCCGCAGCTTCACCAAAGATGAAGACGGCCACATCGTGAAAGGCATCAAACGTCACCCCAATGTGGAAGACGACGTCACGGTGTATCCCAACAGCACCATCCTCGGCGGGGACACCACCCTTGGTGCCCGAAGCACCATCGGAGCCAACGTTTTCCTCATGCAAAGCGTCGACCCTGACACCCTCGTCATCCGCGGCGAACAGCCCAACCGCTCCCTAGACAAGCGCGTCGGCAAGAAGAAACAAAAGGCTGATCCTTTCGAGGAATGGGCCTTTCAAATTTAG
- a CDS encoding 3-hydroxy-5-phosphonooxypentane-2,4-dione thiolase, protein MADIDVSKSDKKEKEFFSDVPQAAPGFFLKGSHQYDWGLKNRLSQVFNPKDGRTVMLAFDHGYFQGPTTGLERVDQTILPLEPYADCLMLTRGIQRSVIPASTQKAIALRASGGTSMVSPFEEWEGEIDGKKAKFGRPGFEPLSNESTALNIEEAIRLNASILAVQVFIGGAYERQSLKNLTDLVDAASRYGIGVMGVTAVGRAMARTPQYFRLATRIMAELGANVVKCYYTDTEFETVTSCCPVPIVIAGGKKLPELEALTMCYNAIQQGANGVDMGRNIFQSDAPIPMMRAVRGVVHEGLTPEQGFQMYSDLKAEAAK, encoded by the coding sequence ATGGCCGATATCGACGTCAGCAAATCCGACAAGAAAGAAAAGGAGTTTTTCTCCGATGTTCCCCAAGCCGCGCCTGGCTTCTTTTTGAAAGGCTCGCACCAGTATGACTGGGGTCTCAAAAACCGTCTCAGCCAGGTGTTCAATCCGAAGGACGGCCGCACGGTGATGCTGGCATTTGACCACGGTTATTTCCAGGGTCCAACCACCGGTCTTGAGCGTGTTGACCAGACGATTCTCCCTCTTGAGCCTTATGCGGACTGCTTGATGCTGACCCGTGGCATCCAGCGCAGCGTGATTCCTGCCAGCACGCAGAAGGCGATCGCCCTTCGCGCCAGCGGCGGCACCTCGATGGTCAGCCCATTTGAAGAGTGGGAAGGTGAGATCGACGGCAAGAAAGCCAAGTTCGGTCGTCCTGGGTTTGAGCCGCTTTCCAACGAGAGCACCGCTTTGAACATTGAAGAGGCGATCCGTCTCAACGCCAGCATTCTTGCGGTGCAGGTGTTCATCGGTGGGGCTTATGAGCGTCAGTCGTTGAAGAACCTCACCGACTTGGTGGATGCCGCCAGCCGTTATGGCATTGGGGTGATGGGCGTGACTGCGGTTGGTCGCGCGATGGCCCGCACGCCGCAGTATTTCCGTCTTGCGACGCGCATCATGGCTGAGCTGGGTGCCAACGTGGTAAAATGCTACTACACCGACACCGAATTCGAAACCGTGACGAGCTGCTGTCCGGTGCCGATCGTGATCGCCGGTGGTAAAAAGCTCCCTGAGCTTGAAGCGCTGACGATGTGCTACAATGCCATCCAGCAAGGTGCCAATGGGGTGGACATGGGCCGTAACATCTTCCAATCGGACGCTCCGATTCCGATGATGCGCGCAGTGCGTGGCGTGGTTCACGAAGGTTTGACCCCTGAGCAGGGCTTCCAGATGTATTCCGACTTGAAAGCCGAAGCTGCCAAGTAA
- a CDS encoding DUF1501 domain-containing protein, with amino-acid sequence MKMHPLCQGNHIDLSVGHSRREFLYTGLIGGMGLSLPMLMKLQAEQKIADVPSVAAKADSIIHIYLPGGIAHQESWDPKPFASADYRGPLGSIKTKIPGVAFSEHFKKTAEIADKLTIIRSMTHGEAAHERGTHNMLTGYRPSPAIKYPSFGSVVSHELGVKNSLPPYVVVPNMFAPENGTGYLSTAYGPFALGSDPAASNFSVRDLALPKDVSEARFNRRRTLLESVDAHFSSVEKSDALTAMDSFYQNAYGLISSKAAREAFNLEAEAGKLRDEYGRNQAGQRFLMARRLVEAGVRLVTVNYGGWDHHSNIKAGFASNAPQFDIAFARLIRDLEERGMLDRTLVLVSSEFGRTPKINSTNGRDHYPRVFSVAMAGGGVKRGLVYGSSDALGGEPAENPVGPESLAKTMYHLVGINAEKRLMADGGRPIDIVNGGELIKDILA; translated from the coding sequence ATGAAAATGCATCCGCTTTGCCAGGGAAACCACATCGATCTCAGTGTGGGCCACAGCCGCCGTGAATTCCTTTACACCGGTCTGATTGGTGGGATGGGGCTTTCGCTGCCGATGCTGATGAAACTGCAGGCCGAGCAGAAAATTGCCGATGTGCCTTCCGTGGCGGCCAAGGCAGATTCGATCATTCATATTTACCTCCCCGGCGGCATTGCGCATCAGGAGAGCTGGGACCCAAAACCCTTTGCATCGGCCGATTATCGCGGACCACTGGGTTCGATCAAAACAAAAATCCCGGGCGTTGCTTTCAGCGAGCATTTCAAGAAGACGGCGGAGATTGCCGACAAGTTGACGATCATTCGTTCCATGACCCACGGCGAAGCGGCGCATGAGCGTGGCACGCACAACATGTTGACCGGATATCGTCCAAGTCCGGCGATCAAGTATCCAAGTTTCGGCAGCGTGGTCTCCCATGAGCTGGGCGTGAAGAACAGCTTGCCTCCCTATGTCGTGGTTCCCAATATGTTTGCTCCGGAGAATGGCACCGGCTATTTGAGCACGGCTTATGGTCCATTTGCCCTGGGTAGTGATCCGGCCGCCAGTAATTTCAGTGTTCGCGATCTCGCCTTGCCAAAGGATGTGAGCGAAGCGCGCTTCAATCGCCGTCGCACGCTGTTGGAGTCGGTGGACGCCCATTTCAGCTCCGTGGAAAAGTCGGATGCTTTGACGGCCATGGATTCGTTTTATCAAAATGCTTATGGCTTGATCAGTTCGAAAGCGGCTCGTGAGGCTTTCAATCTTGAGGCCGAGGCAGGCAAACTTCGCGATGAGTATGGCCGCAACCAGGCTGGTCAGCGTTTCCTCATGGCTCGTCGTCTGGTCGAGGCTGGTGTGCGTTTGGTCACCGTGAATTACGGTGGATGGGATCACCACAGCAACATCAAGGCGGGATTTGCAAGCAATGCTCCTCAGTTCGACATCGCTTTTGCCCGTTTGATTCGCGATCTGGAAGAGCGTGGCATGCTGGATCGCACCCTGGTGTTGGTCAGTTCGGAATTTGGTCGCACGCCGAAGATCAACAGCACCAATGGTCGTGACCACTATCCACGTGTGTTCAGCGTTGCCATGGCTGGTGGCGGGGTGAAGCGCGGTTTGGTTTACGGTTCTTCTGATGCCCTTGGTGGTGAGCCTGCCGAAAATCCTGTGGGTCCTGAGAGCCTCGCGAAAACCATGTATCATCTTGTTGGCATCAATGCCGAAAAACGTCTGATGGCTGATGGTGGACGTCCGATCGACATCGTGAATGGCGGTGAGTTGATCAAAGACATTCTTGCCTAA
- a CDS encoding PPC domain-containing protein: MKVAAFVCLSLVALSVSLSAALPALNTMEPRGIQRGTEAVVTMKGDRLEDFEGLIFYSPGLTVKKVDKVAKNQVDMVIHVAPEVPLGNHMFRLRTKSGISVIRQIFVGPYPNVAEVEPNNDLDTTQLINFNQTIEGVVKTEDVDYFRLQAKKGQRISLEVEGVRLGWTGNNALFDPAISVLNKDRFEIASSDDTILLRQDGYLSVIAPEDGEYFIQIREASYRGSDLAFYRLHVGNFRRPDVVYPSGGKAGSKLNVRFIEGNGESTEQEVQLPAEPTNGFVAFLNENPAPSGNTVRVSAFENYLEVEPNDTMPQANKTAMTAPCAMNGIIEKPGDEDRFMITLKKGTKVEFFAYAQSIGSPLDPVLVVTNVKGAGIGSNDDGGTGRRLDCKLSITAPEDGEYCVIIKDHLSRGGPNYVYRIEAVSAVPELTFSSPHFGVNDSHTRQFITVPRGGYYAILVNAVRNSIAGDMKFAAKNLPPGVTLISDTLPGNFASYPLLFKAEADAPLGGAAVPITLEPTKPEEQKVSGRLAQVFDIVRNGNTVYHTEEVNQLPVAVVEELPFTLEIQKPTVPMVANGVLPLKVVAKRKEGFKAPIRVLMTWKPPGVNSEGEIDIAEGQTEAVFNLDCNANVTPGTYKFTVLGEANGGNGTIYQAAPYCEVVIAPAHLSGTMDLAVVEQGKETTFVCKLEHAVPFEGEAVAELVGIPNGVLAEPARIKKDTNEITFKLKTEPVTPVGKHTTVFCQVQVPAAGGGTTLHRIAVGSTLRVDAPRKAPPPKPAAVADAAKPAPPKPEAPKQLSRLEQLRLEQAGAQ; the protein is encoded by the coding sequence ATGAAAGTCGCTGCATTTGTTTGTCTATCCCTGGTTGCGCTGTCAGTCAGTTTGAGCGCTGCTCTCCCCGCGTTGAATACCATGGAACCTCGGGGCATTCAGCGCGGCACGGAGGCCGTGGTTACGATGAAAGGGGATCGGTTGGAGGATTTTGAAGGGCTCATTTTTTATTCGCCCGGCCTCACCGTGAAGAAAGTGGACAAGGTGGCGAAAAATCAGGTGGACATGGTCATTCACGTGGCTCCGGAAGTGCCGCTGGGGAATCACATGTTCCGGCTGCGCACCAAGTCGGGTATCTCCGTGATTCGCCAAATTTTCGTGGGTCCCTATCCCAATGTGGCCGAAGTGGAGCCCAATAACGATTTGGACACCACTCAATTGATCAATTTTAACCAAACTATTGAAGGGGTCGTGAAGACCGAGGATGTGGATTATTTCAGGCTGCAAGCCAAGAAGGGGCAACGCATTAGCCTTGAGGTGGAAGGCGTCCGCCTCGGGTGGACGGGTAACAATGCTTTGTTTGATCCGGCCATCAGCGTGCTGAACAAGGATCGGTTTGAGATCGCTTCCAGCGATGACACCATTCTGCTGCGTCAGGATGGTTATCTGTCGGTGATCGCGCCGGAAGATGGCGAATATTTTATCCAGATTCGGGAAGCTTCCTACCGGGGTTCTGATCTTGCCTTCTACCGGCTGCATGTGGGGAACTTTCGTCGGCCGGATGTCGTTTATCCTTCTGGAGGCAAGGCGGGATCCAAGCTGAACGTGCGTTTCATTGAGGGCAATGGCGAGTCGACCGAACAGGAGGTGCAGTTGCCGGCCGAACCGACCAATGGTTTTGTGGCTTTTCTGAACGAAAACCCTGCGCCCTCCGGCAACACGGTTCGCGTCAGTGCCTTTGAAAACTATCTCGAAGTTGAACCCAATGACACCATGCCGCAGGCCAACAAAACGGCGATGACAGCCCCATGCGCGATGAATGGCATCATTGAAAAGCCAGGTGACGAAGACCGGTTCATGATCACGCTGAAAAAAGGGACCAAGGTGGAATTCTTTGCTTATGCGCAATCCATCGGTTCGCCGCTGGATCCGGTGTTGGTGGTGACCAACGTGAAGGGCGCGGGCATTGGTTCCAATGACGATGGTGGGACCGGGCGTCGCCTTGATTGCAAGCTTTCCATCACCGCCCCTGAAGACGGTGAATATTGTGTGATCATCAAAGACCATCTGTCGCGTGGCGGTCCGAACTATGTTTACCGGATTGAGGCCGTGAGTGCGGTGCCTGAGTTGACCTTTTCCTCGCCGCACTTTGGCGTGAATGACAGTCATACCCGCCAGTTCATCACGGTGCCTCGCGGAGGTTATTACGCGATTTTGGTTAATGCCGTTCGCAACAGCATTGCGGGCGACATGAAGTTCGCTGCCAAAAATCTTCCTCCGGGTGTGACGCTGATCAGTGACACCCTGCCCGGCAATTTTGCCAGCTACCCGCTGCTTTTCAAAGCGGAAGCGGATGCCCCATTGGGTGGAGCGGCGGTGCCCATCACTTTGGAACCTACCAAACCCGAAGAACAGAAAGTGAGCGGCAGGCTTGCACAGGTGTTCGACATCGTTCGCAATGGCAACACCGTTTATCATACTGAGGAAGTCAATCAACTGCCGGTGGCGGTGGTCGAAGAGTTGCCATTCACACTCGAAATCCAGAAGCCAACGGTTCCCATGGTGGCGAATGGCGTGCTTCCTTTGAAAGTCGTGGCCAAGCGCAAGGAAGGATTCAAGGCCCCCATTCGTGTGTTGATGACCTGGAAGCCACCGGGGGTAAATTCCGAAGGTGAGATCGACATTGCCGAAGGACAAACCGAAGCGGTTTTTAATCTCGATTGCAATGCGAACGTCACTCCTGGAACTTATAAATTTACGGTGCTCGGCGAAGCCAACGGGGGCAATGGAACCATTTATCAAGCGGCACCATATTGTGAGGTGGTGATCGCTCCAGCGCACCTTTCCGGGACGATGGATCTGGCGGTGGTTGAGCAGGGCAAGGAGACGACGTTTGTTTGCAAACTCGAACACGCGGTGCCTTTCGAAGGCGAGGCAGTGGCTGAGCTGGTGGGCATTCCCAACGGGGTGCTTGCGGAGCCGGCCAGGATCAAGAAGGACACCAATGAAATCACCTTCAAGTTGAAGACCGAGCCCGTCACTCCGGTGGGCAAACACACGACGGTTTTTTGTCAGGTCCAGGTGCCTGCTGCCGGTGGCGGCACCACATTGCATCGTATTGCCGTGGGTTCCACCCTGCGCGTGGATGCACCGCGCAAAGCCCCGCCGCCGAAACCCGCTGCGGTGGCGGATGCAGCCAAACCAGCACCTCCAAAGCCGGAGGCCCCCAAACAACTTTCACGTCTTGAGCAGCTGCGTCTCGAACAAGCCGGTGCCCAATGA
- a CDS encoding PSD1 and planctomycete cytochrome C domain-containing protein — protein MNRSLTRISLSLATVGVATALSANPVTVDFNRQIKPILEAQCVSCHHPGEDKGGLLLDTLQGMIKGGDSGTSLVPGQPDKSEILARVMLPHDDGDIMPPKGDPLTAEQQALLKTWIAEGANWPQGVALKARSKEELKAIARLEQKVNRIRSIEVLPPNFNLETKRDKHRVMVFATFDDDTTRDVSEFAEIKVANGQFAKLDAGVLYPVQDGATEIQVAYHGKTAVAPVKVVGAGTDRPVSFNLDVMPIFMAAGCNGGGCHGSARGKDGFMLSLFGYDPDGDYKRITRELAGRRVNVALPEESTLVEKSLGTVPHSGNECFAPGSEFHKTMVEWIANGVPKDAKEVATVTGIEIFPKMCVMEGQAETQQVTVRASYSDGTDRDVTNQVVFSSNNDPCASVSKLGVVTSHERGEAFVLARFSTYSVVSQFIVIPENLKYERPKLVENNYIDTLVNDKLHKLRILPSGICSDQEFVRRVYIDVVGLLPSPDEVKNFVADANPKKREALIDQLLGRKEFTEMWVMKWSELLQMHSVDNANEGTFYKNVLLYYGWLQERLANNVPLNEVVAELLSAEGSTIANPPTNYYQTERDTLLVTENVAQVFMGMRIQCAQCHNHPFDQWTMDDYYGFMAFFTQIGRKTTDDPREQIVFDRGTGNAVHPVTKAAVMPKFLGGDKPEIAKGEDRRAVMAKWLASDQNPFFARNLSNITWSHFFGVGIIDPVDDVRVSNPASNPELLATLAGKLSEYKYDFKRLVRDICNSMTYQRSTKANESNENDKFNFAKAQVRRLRAEVLADALSNVTNVPMKYQGLPLGARAVQIADGSVSDYFLTTFGRAQRTTVCSCEVKMDPALGQALHFINGNAVHDNIKKGKVVADMVAKDKKSDEEIIQELFLRSLGRDVRPEEKAAVIKQIQEVPEERVAVLEDVFWALLNSKEFYFNH, from the coding sequence ATGAATCGATCACTCACCCGGATTTCTCTCAGCCTCGCCACTGTGGGCGTTGCCACCGCGCTTTCCGCCAATCCCGTCACGGTGGATTTCAACCGGCAGATCAAGCCGATTCTTGAAGCGCAGTGCGTATCTTGCCATCATCCTGGTGAAGACAAGGGAGGTCTGCTTCTCGATACCTTGCAGGGCATGATCAAGGGTGGCGACAGCGGAACTTCATTGGTTCCTGGTCAGCCTGACAAGAGCGAGATTCTCGCGCGGGTGATGCTGCCTCATGATGATGGTGACATCATGCCGCCCAAGGGCGATCCACTCACTGCGGAGCAACAGGCATTGTTGAAAACCTGGATTGCAGAAGGTGCCAACTGGCCGCAGGGCGTGGCCTTGAAGGCCCGTTCGAAGGAAGAATTGAAGGCGATTGCGCGTCTCGAGCAGAAGGTGAACCGGATCCGCAGCATTGAGGTTTTGCCACCCAACTTCAATCTGGAAACCAAACGCGACAAACATCGCGTGATGGTGTTCGCGACTTTTGATGATGACACGACACGTGATGTCAGTGAGTTTGCTGAGATCAAGGTGGCCAATGGACAGTTCGCGAAACTGGATGCAGGCGTTTTGTATCCCGTTCAGGATGGAGCGACGGAAATCCAGGTGGCGTATCATGGCAAGACGGCTGTCGCGCCGGTGAAGGTGGTGGGTGCGGGGACTGACCGCCCGGTTTCATTCAATCTGGATGTGATGCCCATTTTCATGGCGGCTGGCTGCAATGGCGGGGGCTGTCATGGTTCTGCCCGCGGTAAGGACGGATTCATGCTTTCGCTGTTTGGGTATGATCCTGATGGCGATTACAAACGCATCACGCGTGAACTGGCTGGACGTCGGGTGAACGTAGCGCTTCCTGAGGAAAGCACGCTTGTGGAAAAATCGCTGGGAACGGTGCCGCACTCCGGCAATGAATGTTTTGCTCCGGGCAGTGAGTTTCACAAAACCATGGTGGAATGGATCGCCAATGGAGTGCCGAAAGATGCGAAGGAGGTGGCGACGGTGACCGGCATCGAGATCTTCCCCAAGATGTGCGTGATGGAAGGGCAGGCGGAAACCCAGCAGGTTACGGTGCGTGCCAGTTATTCCGATGGAACGGATCGTGATGTAACAAACCAGGTGGTGTTTTCATCGAACAACGATCCTTGTGCCAGTGTGTCCAAGCTGGGCGTGGTGACTTCGCATGAGCGCGGTGAGGCGTTTGTGCTGGCGCGGTTCTCCACTTATTCGGTCGTGTCGCAGTTCATCGTCATTCCAGAGAATTTGAAGTATGAGCGGCCCAAGCTGGTCGAGAACAATTACATTGATACGCTGGTCAATGACAAGCTGCACAAGCTGCGCATTCTGCCATCCGGCATCTGTTCCGATCAGGAGTTTGTGCGTCGTGTGTATATCGATGTGGTTGGACTTTTGCCAAGCCCTGACGAAGTGAAAAACTTTGTCGCGGATGCCAATCCGAAGAAGCGTGAAGCGTTGATCGACCAACTGCTGGGCCGCAAGGAGTTCACGGAGATGTGGGTGATGAAGTGGTCGGAGTTGTTGCAGATGCACAGCGTCGACAACGCCAATGAGGGCACTTTCTACAAAAACGTGCTGCTCTATTATGGATGGCTTCAGGAGCGGCTCGCCAACAACGTGCCCTTGAATGAAGTGGTTGCCGAGTTGCTGTCGGCTGAGGGAAGCACCATTGCCAACCCGCCCACCAATTATTATCAGACGGAGCGTGACACGTTGTTGGTGACGGAGAACGTGGCTCAGGTGTTCATGGGCATGCGCATTCAGTGCGCCCAATGCCACAACCATCCATTCGACCAGTGGACGATGGATGACTACTACGGGTTCATGGCCTTTTTCACGCAAATCGGCCGCAAGACGACGGATGATCCGAGGGAACAAATCGTGTTCGACCGAGGCACTGGCAATGCGGTGCATCCGGTGACCAAGGCAGCGGTGATGCCGAAATTTCTGGGAGGCGACAAGCCTGAAATCGCGAAGGGTGAAGACCGTCGCGCTGTCATGGCCAAGTGGCTTGCCTCGGATCAAAATCCGTTCTTTGCCCGCAACCTTTCCAACATCACCTGGTCGCATTTCTTCGGCGTTGGCATCATCGACCCGGTGGATGATGTGCGGGTGAGCAATCCGGCCTCCAATCCGGAATTGCTGGCGACGCTGGCCGGGAAACTCTCGGAATACAAATACGATTTCAAACGTCTGGTGCGCGACATCTGCAACTCGATGACCTATCAGCGCAGCACCAAGGCCAACGAGAGCAACGAGAACGACAAGTTCAACTTTGCCAAAGCCCAGGTGCGTCGTCTGCGCGCGGAAGTGCTGGCGGATGCCCTAAGTAATGTGACCAACGTGCCGATGAAATATCAGGGCCTGCCGCTCGGTGCGCGTGCGGTGCAAATTGCCGATGGTTCGGTGTCGGACTATTTCCTCACCACCTTTGGCCGCGCTCAACGCACCACGGTCTGCTCCTGTGAAGTGAAGATGGACCCTGCGCTGGGCCAAGCGTTGCATTTCATCAATGGCAATGCGGTTCACGACAACATCAAGAAGGGCAAGGTGGTTGCCGACATGGTCGCCAAGGACAAAAAATCGGATGAGGAAATCATTCAGGAACTGTTCCTGCGCAGCTTGGGCCGGGATGTGCGTCCTGAAGAAAAAGCGGCGGTCATCAAACAAATCCAGGAGGTGCCTGAAGAACGTGTCGCTGTTTTGGAAGACGTTTTCTGGGCGTTGTTGAACTCGAAGGAGTTTTATTTCAACCACTGA